Proteins encoded within one genomic window of Streptomyces taklimakanensis:
- the dnaE gene encoding DNA polymerase III subunit alpha, translating to MAKPPFTHLHVHTQYSLLDGAARLQDMFEACQEMGMTHIAMTDHGNLHGAYDFFQHATKAGVTPIIGIEAYVAPQSRRYKRRVQWGQPHQKRDDVSGSGGYTHKTIWASNKTGLHNLFRLSSDAYMEGFFVKWPRTDREMIAEFSEGLIASTGCPSGEVQTRLRLGQFDEALKAAADYQDIFGKDRYFLELMDHGIDIERQVRDGLLEIGKKLGIPPLVTNDSHYTYSHEAEAHDALLCIQTGKNLSDPDRFRFNGAGYYLKSTEEMYAVDSSDAWQEGCRNTLLVAEQIDTTGWFEKRDLMPRFPVPEGHTEESWFREEVRRGMRRRYPGGIPEDRQKQADYEMDVIVQMGFPGYFLVVADFIMWAKNNGIAVGPGRGSAAGSIVAYAMGITDLDPIDHGLIFERFLNPERVSMPDVDIDFDERRRGEVIRYVTEKYGADKVAQIGTYGTIKAKAAIKDSARVLGYPYAMGDRITKAMPADVLGKGIPLSGITDPEHPRYSEAAEVRSMYENEPDVKKVIDTARGIEGLVRQMGVHAAGVIMSSERLVDHVPVFSPKNDGAVVTQWDYPTCESLGLLKMDFLGLRNLTIMDDAVKLVKDNKGVDITLLDLSLDDPKTFELLQRGDTLGVFQFDGGPMRSLLRMMKPDNFEDISAVSALYRPGPMGMNSHINYALRKNGQQEITPIHPELEEPLKEVLDVTYGLIVYQEQVQKAAQVLAGYSLGQADLLRRAMGKKKKEVLDAEFVNFQKGAREKGYSDEAIQAVWDVLVPFAGYAFNKAHSSAYGLVSYWTAYLKANYPAEYMAALLTSVRDDKDKSAVYLNECRRMGIKVLPPDVNESEANFTPRGDDTIVFGLTAVRNVGQNVVDSIVACRKAKGKYTSFPDFLDKVDAVVCNKRTVESLIKAGAFDNLGHTRKGLTAHFESMIDNVVQIKRKEAEGQFDLFGGMGDDSADSGPGFGMDVEFSAEEWDKSYLLAQEREMLGLYVSDHPLFGLEHVLADKTDAAISQLTGGDFADGSIVTIGGIISGLQRKMTKQGNAWAIATVEDLAGSIDCMFFPATYQLVSTQLVEDAVVFVKGRLDKREDVPRLVAMELMVPDLSDVASDAPVTITIPAVKVTPPLVERLGEVLTHHRGSTEVRVRLQGGRKTTVLRLDRHRVTADPALFGDLKALLGPSCLAG from the coding sequence GTGGCCAAACCGCCGTTCACGCACCTGCACGTACACACCCAGTACTCGTTGCTGGACGGTGCCGCGCGGCTGCAGGACATGTTCGAGGCGTGTCAGGAGATGGGCATGACGCACATCGCCATGACCGACCACGGCAACCTCCACGGCGCCTACGACTTCTTCCAGCACGCCACCAAGGCGGGCGTCACGCCGATCATCGGGATCGAGGCGTACGTCGCCCCCCAGTCGCGGCGGTACAAGCGGCGCGTCCAGTGGGGACAGCCCCACCAGAAGCGCGACGACGTCTCCGGCTCCGGCGGTTACACCCACAAGACGATCTGGGCCTCGAACAAGACCGGTCTCCACAACCTCTTCCGGCTCTCCTCCGACGCGTACATGGAGGGGTTCTTCGTCAAGTGGCCCCGCACCGACCGGGAGATGATCGCCGAGTTCTCCGAGGGCCTGATCGCCTCCACCGGCTGCCCCTCGGGCGAGGTGCAGACCAGGCTGCGGCTCGGCCAGTTCGACGAGGCCCTCAAGGCCGCCGCCGACTACCAGGACATCTTCGGCAAGGACCGTTACTTCCTGGAGCTGATGGACCACGGCATCGACATCGAGCGCCAGGTCCGCGACGGGCTGCTGGAGATCGGGAAGAAGCTGGGCATCCCGCCGCTGGTCACCAACGACAGCCACTACACCTACTCCCACGAGGCCGAGGCCCACGACGCGCTGCTGTGCATCCAGACCGGCAAGAACCTCTCCGACCCGGACCGCTTCCGGTTCAACGGCGCGGGCTACTACCTGAAGTCCACGGAGGAGATGTACGCCGTCGACTCCTCCGACGCCTGGCAGGAGGGCTGCCGCAACACCCTCCTGGTCGCGGAGCAGATCGACACCACCGGCTGGTTCGAGAAGCGGGACCTGATGCCCCGCTTCCCCGTCCCCGAGGGGCACACCGAGGAGTCCTGGTTCCGTGAGGAGGTCCGGCGCGGCATGCGGCGCCGGTACCCGGGCGGCATCCCCGAGGACCGGCAGAAGCAGGCCGACTACGAGATGGACGTCATCGTCCAGATGGGGTTCCCCGGCTACTTCCTCGTCGTCGCCGACTTCATCATGTGGGCCAAGAACAACGGCATCGCCGTCGGCCCCGGGCGAGGCTCCGCGGCGGGCTCGATCGTGGCGTACGCCATGGGCATCACCGACCTCGACCCGATCGACCACGGACTGATCTTCGAGCGGTTCCTCAACCCCGAGCGCGTCTCCATGCCCGATGTCGACATCGACTTCGACGAGCGCAGGCGTGGTGAGGTCATCCGCTACGTGACCGAGAAGTACGGCGCCGACAAGGTGGCCCAGATCGGCACGTACGGGACGATCAAGGCGAAGGCCGCGATCAAGGACTCCGCCCGCGTCCTGGGGTACCCGTACGCGATGGGGGACCGCATCACCAAGGCGATGCCCGCCGACGTCCTGGGCAAGGGCATCCCGCTGTCGGGCATCACCGACCCCGAGCACCCCCGCTACAGCGAGGCGGCCGAGGTGCGGTCGATGTACGAGAACGAGCCGGACGTGAAGAAGGTCATCGACACCGCGCGCGGCATCGAGGGCCTGGTCCGGCAGATGGGCGTGCACGCGGCGGGCGTGATCATGTCCAGCGAGCGGCTGGTCGATCACGTGCCGGTCTTCAGCCCCAAGAACGACGGCGCGGTGGTGACCCAGTGGGACTACCCCACCTGCGAGTCGCTGGGCCTGCTGAAGATGGACTTCCTGGGCCTGCGCAACCTCACGATCATGGACGACGCCGTCAAGCTCGTGAAGGACAACAAGGGCGTCGACATCACCCTGCTCGACCTGTCGCTGGACGACCCCAAGACCTTCGAACTGCTCCAGCGCGGCGACACCCTGGGCGTCTTCCAGTTCGACGGCGGCCCCATGCGCTCCCTGCTGCGCATGATGAAGCCCGACAACTTCGAGGACATCTCCGCGGTCTCGGCCCTGTACCGGCCCGGCCCGATGGGCATGAACTCCCACATCAACTACGCGCTGCGCAAGAACGGGCAGCAGGAGATCACGCCGATCCACCCGGAGCTGGAGGAGCCCCTCAAGGAGGTCCTCGACGTCACCTACGGCCTGATCGTCTACCAGGAGCAGGTGCAGAAGGCCGCCCAGGTGCTCGCCGGCTACAGCCTCGGCCAGGCCGACCTGCTGCGCCGGGCGATGGGCAAGAAGAAGAAGGAGGTCCTGGACGCCGAGTTCGTCAACTTCCAGAAGGGCGCCCGCGAGAAGGGCTACTCCGACGAGGCCATCCAGGCCGTGTGGGACGTGCTGGTGCCCTTCGCCGGATACGCCTTCAACAAGGCGCACTCCTCGGCGTACGGACTGGTCTCCTACTGGACGGCCTACCTCAAGGCGAACTACCCGGCCGAGTACATGGCCGCCCTGCTGACCTCCGTCCGCGACGACAAGGACAAGTCGGCGGTCTACCTCAACGAGTGCCGCCGCATGGGCATCAAGGTGCTGCCGCCGGACGTCAACGAGTCGGAGGCGAACTTCACCCCGCGCGGCGACGACACGATCGTCTTCGGCCTGACCGCCGTGCGCAACGTCGGCCAGAACGTGGTGGACTCGATCGTCGCCTGCCGCAAGGCCAAGGGGAAGTACACCTCCTTCCCGGACTTCCTCGACAAGGTGGACGCGGTGGTGTGCAACAAGCGCACCGTCGAGTCGCTGATCAAGGCGGGGGCCTTCGACAACCTGGGGCACACCCGCAAGGGGCTGACCGCGCACTTCGAGTCGATGATCGACAACGTGGTGCAGATCAAGCGGAAGGAGGCCGAGGGACAGTTCGACCTGTTCGGCGGGATGGGCGACGACTCGGCCGACAGCGGTCCGGGCTTCGGCATGGACGTGGAGTTCTCCGCCGAGGAGTGGGACAAGAGCTACCTGCTCGCGCAGGAGCGGGAGATGCTCGGCCTCTATGTCTCCGACCACCCGCTGTTCGGACTGGAACACGTCCTGGCCGACAAGACCGACGCGGCGATCTCCCAGCTCACCGGCGGCGACTTCGCCGACGGGTCGATCGTCACCATCGGCGGCATCATCTCCGGCCTCCAGCGGAAGATGACCAAGCAGGGCAACGCCTGGGCGATCGCCACCGTCGAGGACCTGGCGGGCTCGATCGACTGCATGTTCTTCCCCGCCACCTACCAGCTGGTCTCCACCCAGCTGGTGGAGGACGCCGTGGTCTTCGTCAAGGGGCGGCTGGACAAGCGGGAGGACGTGCCCAGGCTGGTCGCCATGGAACTGATGGTCCCCGACCTGTCGGACGTCGCCTCGGACGCGCCCGTCACCATCACCATCCCCGCGGTCAAGGTGACCCCGCCGCTGGTGGAGAGGCTGGGCGAGGTGCTCACCCACCACCGCGGCTCCACGGAGGTGCGGGTCAGGCTCCAGGGCGGCCGCAAGACGACGGTGCTCCGCCTGGACCGGCACCGGGTCACCGCGGACCCGGCGCTCTTCGGCGACCTCAAGGCGCTGCTCGGGCCCTCCTGCCTGGCGGGCTGA
- a CDS encoding DsbA family protein — MSKRNSQEAKRAARERLRVEREKQAKKEKLRRQLIVAASIVAILAVAGGIGFAVANMERGGSDKSWEDVADRKLVEPANASGENGTTVVVGGEDAKKTIDVYEDMRCPACANFERQLGEPLKQGAEDGKYKLQIHLGSIIDGNMGGNGSKNAISALGAALDVSTEAFSEYHSLLYSSEHHPAETEDKFADNEYLLDVAENVEALKDNAEFETAVKEGTYDKWALEMVDSFNEAGIQGTPTVRIDGKDVEVSKLPEELGKLGVKLG, encoded by the coding sequence ATGAGCAAGCGCAACAGCCAGGAAGCCAAGCGCGCCGCCCGCGAGCGGCTGCGGGTCGAGCGCGAGAAGCAGGCCAAGAAGGAGAAGCTCCGCCGCCAGCTGATCGTCGCCGCCTCGATCGTCGCGATCCTCGCGGTCGCCGGCGGCATCGGATTCGCCGTCGCCAACATGGAGCGCGGCGGCAGCGACAAGTCCTGGGAGGACGTCGCCGACCGGAAGCTGGTGGAGCCCGCCAACGCCTCCGGCGAGAACGGCACGACCGTGGTCGTCGGTGGCGAGGACGCGAAGAAGACCATCGACGTCTACGAGGACATGCGCTGCCCGGCCTGCGCCAACTTCGAGCGGCAGCTCGGCGAGCCCCTCAAGCAGGGCGCCGAGGACGGCAAGTACAAGCTGCAGATCCACCTCGGCAGCATCATCGACGGCAACATGGGCGGGAACGGCTCCAAGAACGCCATCAGCGCGCTGGGCGCCGCGCTCGACGTGAGCACCGAGGCCTTCAGCGAGTACCACTCCCTGCTGTACTCCTCCGAGCACCACCCGGCGGAGACCGAGGACAAGTTCGCCGACAACGAGTACCTGCTCGACGTCGCGGAGAACGTCGAGGCGCTGAAGGACAACGCGGAGTTCGAGACGGCCGTCAAGGAGGGCACCTACGACAAGTGGGCCCTGGAGATGGTCGACAGCTTCAACGAGGCCGGCATCCAGGGCACGCCCACCGTCCGGATCGACGGCAAGGACGTCGAGGTCTCCAAGCTGCCCGAGGAGCTGGGGAAGCTGGGCGTCAAGCTCGGGTGA
- the lspA gene encoding signal peptidase II, whose translation MTEVERADERPGEARSETENPARASEGTTGRADPEGGGPEGGVPDGGERPARRGRRRITELAVVAAVAYALDLITKILVVEKLEGHAPIEVIGTWLRFQAVRNPGAAFGIGEALTIVFTLIAAIVIVVIMRIARKLYSTPWAVALGLLLGGALGNLTDRVFRSPGLFQGHVVDFIAPAHFAVFNLADSAIVCGGVLIVLLSFRGLDPDGSVHRD comes from the coding sequence GTGACAGAGGTGGAGCGGGCCGACGAACGGCCGGGCGAGGCCCGGAGCGAGACCGAGAACCCGGCGCGCGCGTCGGAGGGGACGACGGGCAGGGCCGATCCCGAGGGCGGCGGTCCCGAGGGCGGCGTCCCCGACGGCGGTGAGCGGCCGGCCCGGCGGGGCAGGCGCCGGATCACGGAACTCGCCGTCGTGGCGGCGGTCGCGTACGCCCTGGATCTGATCACCAAGATCCTCGTGGTCGAGAAGCTGGAGGGCCACGCCCCGATCGAGGTGATCGGCACCTGGCTGCGCTTCCAGGCCGTGCGCAACCCCGGCGCGGCCTTCGGCATCGGCGAGGCCCTCACCATCGTCTTCACCCTGATCGCGGCGATCGTGATCGTCGTGATCATGAGGATCGCCCGCAAGCTGTACAGCACGCCGTGGGCCGTGGCGCTCGGACTGCTGCTGGGCGGAGCCCTGGGCAACCTCACCGACCGGGTCTTCCGCTCGCCGGGGCTGTTCCAGGGCCACGTCGTGGACTTCATCGCGCCCGCGCACTTCGCCGTCTTCAACCTCGCCGACTCGGCGATCGTCTGCGGCGGTGTGCTGATCGTGCTGCTGTCCTTCCGGGGGCTGGATCCCGACGGCAGCGTCCACCGCGACTGA
- a CDS encoding NYN domain-containing protein encodes MDRCVVLVDAGYLLGAAASLLAGEPARSRITVDHAVLVQGLRERAEEDTDCRLLRIYWFDGAPDRVPQPEHRRLRVMPRVTVRLGALTRSEGRWAQKGVDAAMHAELTELARNRACSDIVLVTGDGDLLPGLMSAKEHGVAVHLWAVQAADGDYNQSEDLVAEADERRVLDRAWITRAIRAREITGVCPPQPDTRPEIAAILSAPLPEPPPASGGGGPAGGGDDPERQRGGATPVPRAPAGADDAAPAGAPDSPTGEAPHREGGRTDDNGTGRGVPTPKDLAGLGRPGTHHPNPPHPAPAGATLRWSSDRGWVDRGAPAESAEAATLPTLAQLTTAEQRWADREEDITAVSGDPFEVGQVFARRWVERLANPAHLRVLSAEYPRVPHRIDGELLRYAARFGLLAHKDDQIDEHDRYAIRAGFWREVDARTAGERAPAGE; translated from the coding sequence GTGGACCGCTGCGTCGTCCTGGTGGACGCGGGATATCTCCTGGGCGCCGCCGCGAGCCTCCTGGCGGGGGAACCCGCGCGCTCCCGGATCACCGTCGACCACGCCGTGCTCGTCCAAGGACTGCGGGAGCGGGCCGAGGAGGACACCGACTGCCGACTGCTGCGCATCTACTGGTTCGACGGCGCCCCCGACCGGGTGCCGCAGCCCGAACACCGACGACTGCGCGTGATGCCCCGCGTCACCGTACGACTCGGGGCGCTCACGCGCAGCGAGGGCAGGTGGGCCCAGAAGGGCGTGGACGCCGCCATGCACGCCGAACTCACCGAACTGGCGCGCAACCGGGCCTGCTCCGACATCGTGCTGGTCACCGGCGACGGCGACCTGCTGCCCGGCCTGATGTCCGCCAAGGAGCACGGTGTCGCCGTCCACCTGTGGGCCGTCCAGGCCGCCGACGGTGACTACAACCAGTCCGAGGACCTGGTCGCCGAGGCCGACGAGCGGCGCGTCCTGGACCGCGCGTGGATCACCCGCGCCATCCGCGCCCGGGAGATCACCGGCGTCTGCCCGCCCCAGCCCGACACCCGGCCCGAGATCGCCGCCATCCTCTCCGCCCCGTTGCCGGAACCTCCCCCTGCCTCCGGGGGAGGCGGCCCCGCCGGAGGCGGCGACGACCCGGAACGACAGCGGGGCGGAGCCACCCCCGTCCCCCGCGCCCCCGCCGGCGCGGACGACGCCGCCCCCGCCGGCGCCCCCGACTCCCCCACCGGGGAGGCGCCCCACCGGGAAGGCGGACGCACCGACGACAACGGCACCGGCAGGGGCGTGCCCACCCCCAAGGACCTGGCCGGGCTCGGCCGCCCCGGCACCCACCACCCCAACCCCCCGCACCCCGCCCCCGCGGGCGCCACCCTGCGCTGGTCCTCGGACCGGGGCTGGGTCGACCGCGGCGCCCCCGCCGAGTCCGCCGAGGCGGCGACCCTGCCCACCCTCGCCCAGCTCACCACCGCCGAGCAGCGCTGGGCCGACCGGGAGGAGGACATCACCGCGGTCAGCGGCGACCCCTTCGAGGTCGGCCAGGTCTTCGCCCGCCGCTGGGTCGAGCGGCTCGCCAACCCTGCCCACCTGCGGGTCCTGTCCGCCGAGTACCCGCGCGTTCCGCACCGCATCGACGGCGAGCTGCTGCGCTACGCCGCCCGCTTCGGCCTGCTGGCGCACAAGGACGACCAGATCGACGAGCACGACCGCTACGCGATCCGCGCCGGCTTCTGGCGCGAGGTCGACGCCCGCACCGCGGGTGAACGCGCACCCGCCGGTGAGTGA
- a CDS encoding mechanosensitive ion channel family protein: MENVLRPLIVFGGAVLLAFAVGWAVDRALRRMDARHPETPMWGLLRSGRVPLQAVVFVGLLNVFSDETHLARNHRETVDLCLSLILIGATAWLVLRALTAVVETAFSRYAGLAHDAARVRRVRTQLTLVRRLATTVVVIIAGAAMLLRFPAMEKLGTSMLASAGVMGIVVGIAAQSTLGNLFAGLQIAFGDMVRIGDTVIVDGEWGNVEEITVSYLVVRTWDERRITMPVSYFTNKPFENWSRGGAQMTGTVYLHLDHSAPISAIRAKTEEIVRASDAWDGRSWGLVVTDTTPSTIEVRATMTARNADDIWTLRCEVRERLITWLHREHPYALPRVTTAQAAPEPPHTEPLRAAERDGDSDSDTGTGNGRAGIPDARKPS, translated from the coding sequence ATGGAGAACGTGTTGCGGCCGCTGATCGTCTTCGGCGGCGCGGTCCTCCTGGCCTTCGCCGTCGGCTGGGCGGTGGACCGGGCGCTGCGGCGCATGGACGCCCGGCACCCGGAAACCCCCATGTGGGGCCTGCTGCGCAGCGGTCGGGTGCCGCTCCAGGCGGTGGTCTTCGTCGGCCTGCTCAACGTCTTCTCCGACGAGACGCACCTGGCCCGGAACCACCGGGAGACCGTCGACCTGTGCCTGAGCCTGATACTCATCGGGGCCACCGCGTGGCTGGTGCTGCGGGCTCTCACCGCGGTGGTGGAGACGGCGTTCTCCCGCTACGCCGGACTCGCGCACGACGCGGCGCGGGTGCGACGCGTGCGCACCCAGTTGACCCTGGTGCGGCGGTTGGCGACGACGGTGGTCGTGATCATCGCCGGAGCGGCGATGCTGTTGCGGTTCCCCGCGATGGAGAAGTTGGGCACCTCCATGCTGGCCTCCGCCGGTGTGATGGGCATCGTGGTCGGCATCGCCGCCCAGTCCACGCTGGGCAACCTCTTCGCCGGGCTCCAGATCGCCTTCGGCGACATGGTGCGCATCGGCGACACGGTGATCGTGGACGGCGAGTGGGGGAACGTCGAGGAGATCACCGTCTCCTACCTGGTGGTGCGCACCTGGGACGAGCGCCGGATCACCATGCCGGTGTCGTACTTCACCAACAAGCCGTTCGAGAACTGGTCGCGCGGCGGCGCGCAGATGACCGGAACGGTCTACCTCCATCTGGACCACTCGGCGCCCATCTCGGCGATCCGCGCGAAGACGGAGGAGATCGTGCGCGCCAGCGACGCCTGGGACGGTCGTTCCTGGGGCCTGGTGGTGACCGACACCACACCCTCCACGATCGAGGTCCGCGCGACGATGACGGCGCGCAACGCCGACGACATCTGGACGCTGCGCTGCGAGGTCCGCGAGCGGTTGATCACCTGGCTCCACCGGGAGCACCCCTACGCCCTGCCCCGCGTCACCACGGCACAGGCCGCGCCGGAGCCGCCGCACACCGAGCCGCTCCGGGCCGCGGAACGCGACGGCGACAGCGACAGTGACACCGGGACGGGGAACGGACGGGCGGGGATACCCGACGCCCGGAAACCGAGCTGA
- a CDS encoding alkaline phosphatase D family protein, which translates to MTDTHTTSHDVTRLPAPTRRTVVVAGAAGAALLPLTGRRARAADGTAADTPVFAHGVASGDPLPDGVLLWTRVTPVPEATPGSGTGPAVEVAWEVAEDPGFTSVVTSGRTTATAASDHTVKADVRGLRPATEYHYRFSVAGTRSPVGRTRTAPADGTTADRVRFGVVSCSHYESGFFTAYRHLAARDDLDAVLHLGDYIYEYGKGEFPLKDGVVREMRPVHETVTLADYRQRHAHYKSDPDLAALHAAHPVIAIWDDHEVANDTWSGGAENHTPGAEGDWAARARAARQAYFEWMPVRPSVEGTVHRRLRFGDLADLHLLDLRSFRDRQAGFGSGDVDDPDRTITGRAQLDWLKSSLASSPTRWHLVGTSVMISPMAFGSVPAYLLGPLAELLGVPREGLAVNVDQWDGYTDDRRELLTHLRESGIDNTVFLTGDIHMAFASDVPVRAATYPLQRPVATEFVVTSVTSDNLDDFLRVPAHTVSSVAEAAVRAANRHTKWVDMDSHGYGVLDVTAERTQMDYYALSDKTDPRATAHHVRSYRTGSGTQRVERAEGPVR; encoded by the coding sequence GTGACCGACACCCACACCACTTCCCACGACGTCACCCGCCTCCCCGCGCCCACCCGGCGCACCGTCGTCGTCGCCGGCGCCGCCGGCGCCGCGCTGCTGCCGCTGACCGGCCGGCGCGCCCGTGCCGCCGACGGCACCGCCGCCGACACCCCCGTCTTCGCCCACGGCGTCGCCTCCGGCGACCCCCTGCCCGACGGCGTCCTGCTGTGGACCCGCGTCACCCCCGTCCCCGAGGCCACCCCCGGCTCCGGCACCGGCCCGGCCGTGGAGGTCGCCTGGGAGGTGGCCGAGGATCCCGGCTTCACCTCCGTCGTCACGTCCGGCCGCACCACCGCCACGGCCGCCTCCGACCACACCGTCAAGGCCGACGTGCGCGGACTGCGTCCGGCCACCGAGTACCACTACCGCTTCTCCGTCGCCGGCACCCGCTCCCCCGTCGGGCGCACCCGCACCGCGCCCGCCGACGGCACCACGGCCGACCGGGTCCGCTTCGGGGTGGTGTCCTGTTCCCACTACGAGAGCGGCTTCTTCACCGCCTACCGCCACCTGGCCGCCCGCGACGACCTCGACGCCGTCCTGCACCTGGGCGACTACATCTACGAGTACGGCAAGGGCGAGTTCCCGTTGAAGGACGGCGTCGTCCGCGAGATGCGGCCCGTCCACGAGACCGTCACCCTCGCCGACTACCGGCAGCGCCACGCCCACTACAAGTCCGACCCGGACCTCGCGGCCCTGCACGCCGCCCACCCGGTGATCGCGATCTGGGACGACCACGAGGTGGCCAACGACACCTGGTCCGGCGGTGCCGAGAACCACACCCCCGGCGCCGAGGGCGACTGGGCGGCGCGCGCGAGGGCGGCCCGGCAGGCGTACTTCGAGTGGATGCCGGTGCGGCCCTCGGTCGAGGGCACCGTCCACCGCAGGCTGCGCTTCGGCGACCTGGCCGACCTCCACCTGCTGGACCTGCGCTCCTTCCGCGACCGGCAGGCGGGCTTCGGCAGCGGCGACGTGGACGACCCCGACCGCACCATCACCGGGCGCGCCCAGCTGGACTGGCTGAAGTCCTCCCTGGCGTCCTCCCCCACGCGGTGGCACCTGGTGGGCACCTCGGTGATGATCTCGCCGATGGCCTTCGGTTCCGTGCCCGCGTACCTGCTGGGGCCGCTGGCGGAGCTGCTCGGCGTCCCGCGCGAGGGGCTGGCCGTCAACGTCGACCAGTGGGACGGATACACCGACGACCGCCGTGAGCTGCTGACCCACCTGCGCGAGAGCGGCATCGACAACACCGTCTTCCTCACCGGCGACATCCACATGGCGTTCGCAAGCGACGTGCCGGTGCGGGCGGCGACGTACCCGCTGCAGAGGCCGGTCGCCACCGAGTTCGTGGTCACCTCGGTGACCTCCGACAACCTCGACGACTTCCTGAGGGTGCCGGCCCACACCGTCTCCTCCGTCGCGGAGGCCGCCGTGCGCGCCGCCAACCGCCACACCAAGTGGGTCGACATGGACTCGCACGGCTACGGCGTCCTGGACGTCACCGCCGAGCGGACCCAGATGGACTACTACGCCCTGTCCGACAAGACCGACCCGCGGGCCACGGCCCACCACGTCCGGTCCTACCGCACCGGCTCGGGGACGCAGCGGGTGGAGCGCGCGGAGGGCCCCGTGCGCTGA
- a CDS encoding dienelactone hydrolase family protein — MPTVVMFHSAYGLRPAVLEAAERLREAGHEVHTPDLYDGRTADTVEEGMAIKDEIGRDDLLRRAVAATAPLSERGLVYAGFSLGGAIAQNLALADTRARGLLLLHGTSDIPEDASVDELPVQLHVADPDPFEPHDWLNAWYLRMRRAGAEVEVHRYAGAGHLYTDPGLPDHDAEAAERTWRIALDFLAESAER, encoded by the coding sequence GTGCCCACCGTTGTGATGTTCCACTCCGCCTACGGGCTGCGCCCCGCCGTCCTGGAGGCGGCAGAGCGGCTGAGGGAGGCCGGGCACGAGGTGCACACCCCGGACCTGTACGACGGGCGGACCGCCGACACCGTCGAGGAGGGCATGGCGATCAAGGACGAGATCGGCCGGGACGACCTGCTGCGGCGGGCCGTGGCCGCCACCGCCCCCCTCTCGGAGCGGGGACTGGTGTACGCGGGGTTCTCCCTCGGCGGGGCGATCGCCCAGAACCTCGCCCTCGCCGACACCCGCGCGCGCGGGCTGCTGCTGCTCCACGGCACCTCCGACATCCCGGAGGACGCCTCCGTCGACGAACTGCCGGTACAGCTCCACGTCGCCGACCCCGACCCCTTCGAGCCGCACGACTGGCTCAACGCCTGGTACCTGCGGATGCGGCGGGCGGGCGCGGAGGTCGAGGTCCACCGCTACGCCGGGGCCGGACACCTGTACACCGACCCCGGCCTGCCCGACCACGACGCGGAGGCCGCCGAGCGGACCTGGCGGATCGCGCTGGACTTCCTGGCGGAGTCGGCGGAGCGCTGA
- a CDS encoding RluA family pseudouridine synthase yields the protein MSQLPEIRTLPVPDGLEGERIDAALARMFGFSRTKAAELAASGKVRLDGGEVGKSERVRGGAWIEVEMPAPPAPVKVVAEPVEGMEVVHDDEDVVVVSKPVGVAAHPSPGWTGPTVIGGLAAAGFRVSTSGAAERQGIVHRLDVGTSGLMAVAKSERAYTLLKQQFRERTVDKRYHALVQGHPDPLSGTIDAPIGRHPVHDYKWAVTADGKPSVTHYDLIEAFRAASLLDIKLETGRTHQIRVHMAAHRHPCVGDTTYGADPTLAKRLGLTRQWLHAVRLGFEHPADGRWVEFSSDYPEDLRAALERVRAESA from the coding sequence GTGAGCCAGCTTCCCGAGATCCGCACCCTGCCCGTACCCGACGGCCTGGAGGGCGAGCGCATAGACGCCGCCCTGGCCAGGATGTTCGGCTTCTCCCGCACCAAGGCGGCCGAGCTGGCCGCGTCGGGGAAGGTCCGGCTCGACGGGGGCGAGGTGGGCAAGTCCGAGCGCGTGCGCGGCGGAGCCTGGATCGAGGTCGAGATGCCCGCGCCGCCCGCCCCGGTGAAGGTGGTGGCCGAGCCCGTGGAGGGCATGGAGGTGGTCCACGACGACGAGGACGTGGTGGTGGTCTCCAAACCGGTCGGCGTGGCCGCCCACCCCAGCCCCGGCTGGACCGGCCCCACCGTGATCGGCGGGCTCGCCGCCGCCGGGTTCCGCGTCTCCACCTCCGGCGCGGCCGAGCGCCAGGGCATAGTCCACCGGCTGGACGTGGGCACCTCCGGTCTGATGGCGGTCGCCAAGTCCGAGCGGGCCTACACCCTGCTCAAGCAGCAGTTCCGCGAGCGCACGGTCGACAAGCGCTACCACGCGCTCGTCCAGGGGCACCCCGATCCGCTCAGCGGCACGATCGACGCGCCCATCGGGCGGCACCCCGTCCACGACTACAAGTGGGCCGTCACCGCCGACGGCAAGCCGTCGGTCACCCACTACGACCTGATCGAGGCGTTCCGGGCGGCCAGCCTGCTCGACATCAAGCTGGAGACCGGCCGCACCCACCAGATCCGCGTCCACATGGCCGCCCACCGGCACCCGTGCGTCGGGGACACCACCTACGGCGCCGACCCGACGCTGGCGAAGCGGCTGGGCCTGACCCGGCAGTGGCTGCACGCGGTCCGGCTCGGCTTCGAGCACCCGGCGGACGGCCGGTGGGTGGAGTTCTCCAGCGACTACCCCGAGGACCTGCGGGCCGCACTGGAGCGGGTCCGCGCCGAGAGCGCGTAG